Genomic DNA from Filimonas effusa:
TGTAAGCACCCGATGAATAGAAAAGAAAGATGTAAAAAACTAAGACGATTCCAAATAACATTGTGGGAATGAATTCGAACCATTTGAACTTGGGCCTTAGGATAGCACCCTCTTTCTCTTTTATCTGTTTGTCTAATTGATAATTCTTTTCTTCTAAAACAGGGATCTTGTCCTGCCTGATCTTCTCGATACTTTTGCTGGTAACTTCCAATTCCGTTTCCTGGTTCGTTCGCGATACCTCTAGGTTGGTTTTGCCGATTACATGCGCCCGCTCAAGGAAGTCAATTTGTATCTCGCTGTTCCTGGTTATATTGTCCTGGCTCTTGATTCGCTGCTCTTCAATCTTTGCAACCAGCCGGGTTTTCTTGTCTTCAACAACATCGATGTCATTGATGAAAACATAATACAGGGTATCAAAAGCCTTGTATAACACCTGGTGATCGCCATTATTAGCATTGCATCGCGAGAAACCATGTTCCCGCAGCAACTTCCGGTCAAAATTCCTGATCTCCGCAGCGATCATCGTATCCAGCACCTGCTCAAATTCCATCCCGGCCTTTGCGGAAACATCTACGGGAATACCCTTCGGTAGCTCTGCTCTGGAAACAGCTATAGTAGGCTTACTTACAGGTTCTCCATTTTGTTCAAGAATTCGGTTTTTAATCTCATGGAAATTCTCAATGAGCGAACGGATGGTCTCACTATGGTTGGTGCTGATAATACTCTCATGATTATTCTTTTTTGCATTGACACTCCAGTTGTAGGAACCATGAAGAGCGATCCGTTGGTCAATAACGCAGAACTTTTGGTTCATAATGCCATAACCACTGTTCTTTATCTTGTAAACAAAAGCTCCTTTTGATACAAGTAAACCGAAGTCCAGCTTCTCATTCTCCTGGTTATCCGCAATAATAACTTCCACGCGAACCCCCTCCGCTAGCTTTCCCAACAGAATATTAAAAAGATCTTCATCTGTAAACCACGCAGTAGCCAGTAGTATTTCAAATGTAGCCTTGTACAATTCGCTTTGTATACAGGCATAGATCTCCTTATTGTCATTAATGACTTTTTGATCAATTGTTTCCATTATGATGTAGGTATTAAGTTATCGCTCCCATCTGCAAACCGTTTTGCCATTCTCTTCGGCACTTTCTTTTTTAATCCTTACAATTTTGTGCTTGCAGTTATTCAATCCCGGGCAGTTCTCCCTGTAATGGTATTTCTTGGCAGTAGAACTTTGGCAGATATAAACATACGTGGGCGCTTCATTACATATAGATCCATTTAGCAGCATAACTGCAAGTAAGAGTGCTTTCATTCAGGGCGCATATTATTGGTTGGTACATAGGTATTAGCCTCTGCTCCTCTAAGAGATTGCAGAGGGGCTGTCATTATCTGGTATGACAGCCAGGTGAACAAAACTTACATCCGTCGACCTTATCATATTTTGCCCGCGCAGCAGCTACTGCCGGATAGCAGGATGTAAATATTCCCAGGTGGTCCCTGTTGTTTACCGAAGGAAGGAATTGGCAGTCTTCATTATGCACTTCGTGATAACCGTCTGGCTGCGCTCGGTTTGATACATAGTAGCTCTTTGACATTGTTGTTGCTTTTGATGTATCAAAAATAGATAGGAGAACAAACTGTTTCTTACGGGAAACCGTAATCGCTAAATAACCCCCATGTCCTTGCAATACGCTATGAGCTGTTCGTTCTTCGACATCTCTAAAGAACTCTTGATAACATTAAGGCGTTTCTCTATACTGCTTAAACTCGATGGGTGGATTTTCTTTTGCTGTAAATGAAGAGGAATGTCTTTCTGAGGTGTGCCATCTGCAAGTGCTTGTATAACTGCGATATCGAAATCGTTGAAGTTAAAACAGTTTTCGCTTTCAGCTTTTTGCCTCAGATGTCTTGGATAATAGATCTGGTTTTTCGATATGCTTTCTATCGCCTGTTTTAGCTCCTTGGCGTCATTTCTGGCCTTACGCACATAACCGTCTATCTCAAGCTCATCGAATAAACGCTTGATGACAGCGCCGCCGCTTTCAGCCGAAAATACCAGTATGCGCAGGTCTTGCTGAACCTGCCTCGCCGCCGTAATCAACTCGGCGCCACCCGGTATCTTTTGTTTATTATGGTCCGGTTCAAAATACAGATCTGTGATTAAAAGATCGTACGACTCATCATTCTTTTTACTTCTCTCTATCCTTGCCAAAGCGTCGTCGCAGTAATATACGTAATCGGGACTGCCTATTCCCAGCTCTTCAAGTGTCCTTTGTAAAGAGAGGTTGGCGCTCTCATGATCTTCAGCTATCAGTACTTTTTGTATCATTTTAATTTATCCTATTGGGAAAGAAATCAGGATTTTAAGCCCTGTCGTTGTCTTATTGTCAAAACTAATCTTCCCCCGGATAGTCGTTATACGGGAAACCGTATTATTAAGTCCGTTCCCGTAACGAAATTCGGCCGGCAAACCAATGCCGTCATCTGTATATTGAATTTGTACCTGGTTCTCCTGTTGTCCAAACTTGATAACCACGTTGCCGGCGGAACTATGTTTTTTCATATTAACCATAAGCTCTTGTAATATGCATTTCACTTCCTGCCTCACATTTAAACTAACTCTTTCCCAAAGCTCCTCGCGGCTCCCAACAACCAGTACTCTCCTGCTGCCATTGGCAAATGATTCAAGTAGCTTATTTAATTCGTCATGAAAAATGGCATGAGCGCTATCCTGCTTTTCATACGATATGTCACGTGACCGCTCATACATATCTTCAATTTTATCCAGTAAGAGATTTTTTTCTACGTGATCCTGGTGTTCGATCTCTGTCATGATGCGGTAAAGCCCGTTGGCAACAATGTCATGAACTTTTTGGGAGGTCTTCAGCCTGCTTTCACGGACGGTGTTTTCTGCCTTGAGCAGTACCTGCTGCTTTCGCTTGCGAAACCATACTATCAGGAACACAATTGTTAATGACAACAGCAATCCTGCAAAAATGAAGATCAAACGCTGACGGATCATCTCGGACTGCTTTTCCGCGTTCTCCTTTTGTAGCTGCAGGTTCTCAGCCTTGTGTTTCTCCGCCTCATAACGGATAAGCGCAAACTGGTTCTTGGCCGCATTTCGTTTTTGCTGTAGACTGTCATTTAATTGAAGATAACGTTCAAAATATGCCTGGGTTGCTTGCACCGGCGATAGCTTGATAAGCTTCTGTAGCGCTTCTAGTTGATCATCCGGACTCTCAAGCTTTTGGGCTATTGCATACATCATTTTCGAGTAGAACAAAGCCGAGTCAGGATGTGGAAGAAAATGATAGTCTGCCAAATGGGCATAGCTCGCATTTTGCCCCCATTCGTCCTTTACCCGCTTTTCAATCTGAAGGGCGCTTGAAAACGGTGGAACCGCATTGTAGCTGGAATCCTTCAGCCACTTTGTTTTGGCAAGATTCGATAGTATACGTGCATATTCTTTGGTGTCGGGCGTCGCTACATTTAATAAAGAATCATAAAGCGACAGGGCCTGCGTATACTGCTGTAGGTTTTGAAACGCAACCGCTTTATTATTAAGTATGCGCCACTTGAATTTGGCCTCCGGGCTAAATCGCAATGCGAGATCATAATACCTGATGGCTGTTTCATAATTACCCAGGCGTGAACTGGTTAATCCCAGCTCATTATAGTTGGCCGAAAGACAGTAGTGATCCCCTGCTTTCTTTTCGTCGAGGTGTTTTAATGAAAGCAGCAGGTTTTCCTGGCTTCCAAAATAGTCGCCCGCATCCGATTGTATGGAGGCCATATAACTATAGGAAACAGCTACCTGTGAACTGTCTTTGGAGTTGCCTGCTACATCATTGAAATAATAAAAGGCAGAGTCCTTGTTACCATAGTAAAAAAGCGATTCCGCTTTCTTGTAATTCGGCTCTTTCTTCGCAAGATGGGGTGCAGGATGCCGGTCGCAGGCGCAAACATAAAAAGCAAGGGCCGTTAAATAAAGATTGCGGGTTTTCAAAATAGCAATTTGACATAAAAATAGAAAAAGAATAATTTTATTATGATAAAAAATAAGGCAAGATTACTCTTGCCTTACCATTTACAATTAAGGATTCGCTGGAGGAGGTGGAGGTGGTGCTGGCGGAACATGATCCGTTTCACCGCCTGTATCACCGTCATTGGTGGTTTGTGCTGTATTATGACTGCCAGACTGCGAGCCCGTGAGATTTGGACATACCAATCCCAGGAACATATAGAAGAATATGTATATCATTTTAATTTAATCTTTGAGGTTTAAGAAGTAAGTATGCGCACCGCGGGCCATTGCTGGCTGCAGTTGAAGTGAAATAAGAAGCGCTTCTTATGTTCTTGGGAAGTGGAGTGCCGATGGCGGAAGCTTATAAATGCTTCCCAAAACGTCTATTTGCTCCCGTCATCGTTACTCTTATGAAATCAGATGCTGTACAGTAAAACCAGTTAGCTAATATGGCTTCATTTGATTTCTAACTCAAAGATAGAACGGTATAAGTCGTTGATAAACAATTGTTCCGATCATTCCGGTCTTTCCTGGAATTCCGGCGGTAATTCCGGGAAATCCTCTGGAAGAGCCAGAATGCTTGGAATAAATTCCGATAATTCCTTTTAGTATAGTTAATATTTAAATTATGTCTTATAGAGATTGCGTCAGAAACGAGTACTATAGAAAAAGGAAAGCCAATCAGCTTTCCGTAAAAATGATAGAACTAAAACGTTCAGGTATCAGAGAAGAATGCTTGGCGCTTTTAGAGCAGCGATGTGAAAACGGCGATGAAAATATATTATGGGCAATATTTGGTCCGGCAGATAAAGGTTCCTCTCTTAAAGAGATGATTTATAAGTATGATATAGATAGATTTCGACCTTTGGTGAAATTCTTGAGAGAAAATACAGGGATCAGAGATTTGGAGGATATTGACTTTTTAGCATGGCTGATTGATTTTCAGCCGAGGCCTTATAAGATAGACGTAGATTATCTGGCATTGGATCGGAAAAGGGAATCTGAAGTAATGGCTGCTCAGGAGGAAAATGTAAATGCCCGCGGCAGAGATAATATTCCGAAAGGTTTGCCCGTTGCGATTATAGAGCCTGTGGAAGAACCTGATTTGCCTGAGGGAGGGGGAATATCTGCTGGAGAAGCGCCGGTTAGACCAGGAAAAGATAGTACTGGTGAAGGCGTTAAAGTCGGAGTAACGCTAACTTCGAAACTTGAAAATCAGGAGGAAGGTATCGGGAAAGATTTCTTTACAGAAAGCAAAGCGCGTTTTAGAAGGTTGACAGCCTGGTTCTATGCTAGTAAAGCTATAAGACCTGCAATGCTAATGATAATTGCCTCTATGATTGCTTACTTTTTGTCCATAGACGAACCTCGGGAACAATCATGTATGTACTGGAAAGACGATCATTTTCAATCTGCTCCATGTTATCTGAACATACCAGGAGCATCTCTTATAGCATTGGATGCTCAAAAAGCAAATAATTTCCGGAAAATCACCGACTGGCGCACCATTACTCCTAAAGACATAGGCGTGGTTTTTTATGGGAAAAGTGTAGATACTGGTGTAAATATTGAATTATTTACCTGCTATGGCATACATCCTGTCAATCCCAATATAAAGCTGAAACCAGTGACAAAATATATCTATGGTAGATACATAGAGCCTAAAATCAAATTACTTCAGGATTCAAGTAAAAGCCTTACGTTGAATCAATAACTCTGCTCCATCAAAACCCTGCCGGTAAAATCCGCACAAATGCACCTGACAGCAAAATTTGCGGCAAACTTCTTGTCTTGTAATTGGGACGCCCGTTTCTTCCGGGGGCCAGGCCCCCGGAAACTTCTTCTCCTCCCATCTACGAAAAACTACGCTTTATATACGGGCCTTAAAGCCGGAGTAAACCTGCCCATAACCACCACACATTTACACTTCGCCGCCTGTCCTTCGCCTCCCCGCCACAAAAGGGGTATGATACCGCTCTAAAAACTGCTTGCGCGAATCCTTATAACTGCTCACGCCGCCAATCAATTTAAGCACCCGTATATAATACCACGCCAGATCTAACTGGTAAGGCAGAAATCCCGAACGCGCACTGGAAGGATACAGATGATGATTATTATGCCATTCACCCGCTACATATCCCGGCCATAACTGGTTAATAGAATTATCATGACGATTATAATCTATCCCATCCCGCTGCTTATCTTTCTCTCCCTTGGCATGACCTTCATAATTAAACGTCCTTACACCCACTGCCCAGAAAAAGGCGCCCCCGAATAAAGCACAGGCCAGCCCATGACCGCCCAGCAGGTAAAACACGCCATACCAGAATCCCCAGTTCAGCACCCAATGAAGAATGGTCTGCGATGGCCTTGCAACAGATCCCCATTTCTGATACTGCCTGAAGTCATTGCTCCGCACACCGGTATGTTTCATTAACCCCAATACCCTGTTATAATCCTTCTCATCCAGGCTCCTCGATATAGGCTGATGATTAACATCTGCCAGGAAACAATAAAGAAAACCGCCTGAAGCGTTATAAGGATCGCCCGGCTGATCCGATTTTGCATGATGTACATGATGCGAAATAACATAGATCTCTTCCGGTATGATCTTCAGCGATAAATTACGCGTCACAAAACGCCAGAAACGATTGCTGAACACATAAGCCCGGTGGGTGCAATAACGATGATGCCAGATCGTTCCATGTGTCCCCATCAGTACCATGCTGTAAAGAAAACCCGCCAGCAGAAAAAGCCAACTGAAATGAAATACCACGAAGAACACAAAAAAAGGCAGCAACGCCACCACCTTAAACCAGCTGAAAAATGATAACCAGTTTTTCCGGTTACTAAAAACGTTTAATCGCGAAACAAACTCCCCCAATAACTTACGTTTCGAAGGAACAGAAAGCGCGCCAGAAGTATCCGTCCACCCATAAGATGGCCTTTCCAGCACATGATCTAAAAAAGACATGAAGAAAAATTGAAATGATGAATTTGGTTATGTTATCAGACAACAAAGACTAATGCGAAACTATGGAAGACATAGTGGTTTATACAGAATCCTTCGCGATGTGACCCTAACAAGATAGACTATTTTCCCGGTCTGCCAGCTTGCAGCCTTTTCTTAATGCGCTTTTAACATATTTCCTTCACACTCACCTCCATTTTGTTAAGAAATACACTCCCAAAATGACTGGCAAAAGCCACATCTGCCGCATCCCGCCCATAAGCCATAATAATACGGCCGCCCACAGGCTTTTCCATCAAAGCATCAAACGTATACCACCGCCCGCCCACATAAGCCTCAAACCAGGCGTGCAGATCCATTGGCTTTAAATCATGCAGGTAACCTACCACCATCCGGGCCGGTATGTCCAGGTTTCGGCAAAGCGCAATAGAAGCATGTGTATAATCACGGCATACACCCGTTTTACTTTGCAGGACATCCAATGCGCTGGTAGAACTGTTGGTAGTACCATATTCCCGTGAAAAATGAGCATAAACCCATTGCCGGATAGCCTCAACCTGCGCATAACCAGGTGATACGCCCTCGACTATCCGGCTCGCCAGCTCCGTAACCTTGTCCGATTCACAATACCTGCTGGGAAGGAGAAACTGTAACACATGATCCGGCAGCGCCTCTACAGGAGTATACACGGCACTCATGTCTACATCGATGCAAGCATCGCATTCCGCAACAACACTGGTCTCCAGCGTAAAATTACCCGCAGGGATTATAATACGTTGACATATATTACCATACCCGTCTACATACTCGTTGATAGGCACCTGCGGCGTAGTCCAAAAAGCCTCCTGCCTGATAAACTGCCCCGGCCCGCTCTTGGAACGTAACATGAATATACTGGTAACCGGGGCATCCGCGTACATCTCAAAATAGGACGAAGCTTGTAACAACATAGCCAAATATACCTTTATCCAACCGCAACGCCGGCATTATCTCAATGAACATCCCATTGCAATTGTTACCAAATGACAACTGGCGCTATCTGTTACTGCGCCAACTTTACATGAAATCTAAAAAGCGAAAAAATGAAAACCGTACTAATTACAGGAGCTACCAGGGGAATAGGAAAGGAAATTGCCAGGCAATTGGCGGAAAAAGGCCTGTTTGTATATATCGGCAGCCGCAATATCGAAAAAGGCATAGAAGTAGAAAACCAATTCAAAAACCAGGGAGTCTCTAATATTAAAGCCATTGAAATAGACGTCACCAACCCCGGCACCATCCTGTCTGCCAAAGAGCAGATCGAAGCGGAACAGGGAAAGCTGGACATCCTCATCAATAATGCCGGTATTCTCGGTGGCGTTCCGCAAAAAGCGTCCGATACGCCGGTAGATGCCATCCGCGAAGTCTTCGATACCAATTTCTTTGGAGTCATCAGTGTAACCCAAACCTTCCTCGATCTCCTCCGGAAATCAGATTCCCCCCGCATCAGTAATATTACATCCGGGCTGGGTTCCCTCACTCTCCACAGCGATCCCGGTTGGCCTTATTACGATGTAAAAGGCACCAGTTACGTTCCATCTAAAACAGCACTAAATGCCTATACGGTTGTACTGGCTTACGAACTAAAGGATACGCCGTTTAAAGTAAATGCAATAGATCCGGGTTACACCGCTACGGATTTCAACAACCACTCAGGCCATCTGTCCCCCGAAAATGCTGCCGCTTTTATCATTAAACATACGCTGACGTCAGAAGACGCGCCCACAGGCAAATTCTTCAGCAACGATATAAAAGACGAAAGCGAACAAAGCCCCTGGTAGTAAGAAGTAATAGCCTGTCCGGAGATACTGTGTGCCGGTATCGTTTCTAAGTAACTGGTATCGGCATACAGTAATATTGTATGAAAACAGCCTTATCTTTAAATATCTGGCCCCATGATAAAATAGAAACGAATGAATAGTGAACCACTCATCAACTACCTTTTACAGTTCGGCTCCCTGAATCAGCAACAGATCGATTTAATCAACGCCTCACTAACGGTCAGAAATTACAAAGCCGATGCTTATTTTCTCAAAGCCGGCCAGGTGTCCAGGGAAATCGGGTTTATAATAAAAGGAGTGGTAAGGGTTTGTTATTATGATAATGAAGGAAATGAGATCACCCGCTACTTTATTGATGAAAATAATTTTCTGGTAGATATTGAAAGCTATAACGCAGGCATCCCTTCTATAGGTTATGTGCAGGCTGTTACCGATTGCGAAATGCTTATCCTATCCAAACAGGCAATGGAAAACCTGTCCAATACAATTATTGTGTGGGATTCTATCGTACATAAAATGATAGCAAAAGGACTTTCAGAAAAAGTAGCCCGTATCAGTCTTATGTTTCCGAAAGATGCTACGGAACGTTACCTGTTTTTCCTGGAGAAGTTTCCGAACCTTGCCAACAGGGTGCCGTTGCAGTACATCGCTTCCTATATAGGTATCACCAAACACTCACTGAGTCGTATCCGTAAAAGTATTCGCTAAATCAGGCCTGATCTTCGTCTGTTAGTGCTTCACTGGGCCAATACTTTTCATGCCAGTGTGCTTCCAGGAATGCGGCAACCTCTTTAGGTTTGCCCGTACCCAGCAGCAAGTGTTTCTTACCCTCGAATTCAATACTGATCCCATACCTTCCCGAAGCAGTGTAAGCCTTACCTTTATGGCCAATTCTTATGCCCCATCCGCCATAATCTTCCATAGCATTATATTGTACTACTGAAATAGATTTCACCCGCTCCTTTCGGATAACTTTATCTTTTCGCCTGAAGGGAGTGAACCTGAAATGAATCGTCTCGTCAGTAATGGTAACATGCAAGATCATTCTGATAAGCAGTACTACTACAATATAAACAACTACAATAGGAATAGCCAGTGCGGTGTAAAGCTGAACCTCATATAAATAGGCATATACCCCTTGTGCTACCAGCGCTAATAAAATGATGGCAAGAATAATATAGATCCACTTTTGTCTGAATTGCTGTTTTTCTGAGAATAAGTTACTGTTAGGCATAGCTATGAAATTGGGTTGTTAGGTAAAGTCTTGTTTATACCACCATTCTGCCCCGCAATACCCCGGAAAACCACTCTGTCAGTATTTCGAAAACATCATTTTATAAACAAGAAACCTATCTCCCTTGCCTATCTCAAGCCCGGTGTTCGACAGTGAGTAGATCGTTAGCGTATCATTGGAGCTACTGCCTGTTAAGATAAGCTTATTTTCTAAATATTTTATACTTGTTCCATGCTGTAATACCGCTGAATTTATAAACAACGGTATCCTTGGCTCTGAAAAACAAACTTTCCGCAAAACCCGATGCGATAGCGTCATCGTGTCCCTTAAATAAGTTCTTCCACTTACCAGTAAATACATCCTTACTGTCAAGCGAGCTGGATTCGTATTTCCAGTTGCCTAAAATAGAGTTACCGTAATCGGAGCTATCTTTTTTACAGGCAGCAAAAAAACAGATAAGCAATCCGGTTAAAAATAAAGAAGTATATCTCATTCCAACAATCTCCCCCTCCTCGGGCATCGGCATAACAGCCCCTCCCTTCGAAACCATGTTAACCCTCGTCTACGACAAAAATGGCCATACTTTACCTGAAGCGGTTCCTCTGTTTTATCAAACCAATAAATGAGTGCAAATCAATCTTACCACCCCTTTACAGCGCCCCCTTTAAACGCCTTCTCCGCAGCCTTCACCACTTCATCCGACTGGTAAGCCTTAACAAAATTCTTCACCTTATCCGCCTCTTTATTATCCTCCCTCGCTACAATCACATTCACATAAGGCGATTCCTTATCCTCCTTTAAAATCCCATTCACATCAGGATCAAGTCCCGCCTGTGCGGCGAAATTGTTGTTGATAATGGCAATAACAACCTCCTTGTCATCAACAACCCTTGGCAACTGCGGCGCCTCTATCTCCAATAACTTAAGCTGCTTCGGATTCTCCACTATATCCGTGACCTTGGGCAGAAGTCCTACACCACCCTTCAGCTTAAGTAACCCGTATTTCTGCAACAGCAATAGAGAACGGCCTCCATTCGTTGGATCATTGGGAATAGCCACGGTACTGCCATTAGCCAACTCCGAAATATTCTTGATCTTCTTGGAATAAGCCACTATCGGGTAAACAAAAGTATTGCCCACTACAGCCAGCTTATACCCCCTTTGCTTCGATTGAGCCTCTAAATAGGGCACATGCTGAAAAGCATTGACATCCAGTTCTCCATTATTCAATGCCTCATTAGGCACCACATAGTCGTTAAACGCTACCAGTTCCACCTCTAGCCCATATTTCTCTTTCGCCACCTGTTTGGCAGCTTCAGCAATCTCCCTTTCAGGACCGGAAGTAATGCCTACCTTAATATAATTCGGATCATTCTTTTTAGATGCGCCGCCACAAGCCTGAAGCAACCATAATCCCGCTGCCAGCACTAAAAATCTCCCTTTGTTCATTTGAATAATTGTTTAATAATTTATTGCTCTTATAAATACCGGCAACTGGTTTGGGTTGCCTTATCTATGATCAAAATATTTCGAAAGCCTGTCACCTGCAAATTGTATGGTAAACACTAATGCCACCAACAGTATCAATACCGCGTTCATAATAACAAAGTCATAACCAATATACCCATACTGGTATCCGATCTGTCCCAGCCCACCGGCACCCACAGCGCCACCCATCGCCGAATAACCAACCAATGTGATCAATGTTATCGTCGCATTATTAATGAGCGAAGGCAATGCCTCTGGTAGTAAAACCTTCCTGATGATCTGCATAGGACTAGCCCCTAATGCCCTTGCTGTTTCAATCAATCCCCCCGGGATCTCGAGTAAACTATTCTCCACCAGCCGCGCAATAAACGGAGCGGCTCCAATGCTCAACGGTACCAGCGCCGCTGCCATACCAATGGAAGTTCCCACCAATGCCCTGGTAAACGGAATCATCCATACGATAAGAATGAGAAAAGGAATAGACCGGAACACATTCACCAGCACCGACAATATCCGGTTATAAAGCCTGTTGTCAAGCAGTTGCCCTTTACGCGTGAGAAACAAAACGATCCCCGTCGGTAATCCAAGCAAAAACCCAAAGAACCCCGAAACGAAAGTCATAAATACCGTTTCCCAGGTGCCTTTTAATAGTAAAGAAATCGTGGTATCGTTAAGCATAACCCTTGATAGAATGTTGAATATTGTTTACAGATAAATAGGAGAGGGTGCCGGCATTTTCATCCGCATTACCCTGCAGGTGCAACAGTAACTTCCCAAAGCTCGACCCTTCTATATCTTCCAGGTCAGCCCTTAACAGCTTATGTCTTACCTTATGATCCTGGTACAATACAAACAGCAGCTCCTCCAGGACTATGTTCCCCGTAAGTTCCACCTCAACCAGGGGCAATAACCCCGTCGCAGCATCTTCTTTAAGATGATTGGCTAGCGATTGCGGGATGGTCATTACATCCGGCGTCAAAAACTGTTTGATAATTGGATGTTCCTTATCCGAGATAACATCCTGCAAAGTCCCTTTGGCAACAAGCTGACCCTTATCGATAACGGCTACATGATGACTGATAGCCTTGATAACCTTCATCTCATGTGTGATAAGCAGAATGGTAATATTCAGCCTTCTGTTAATATCCTGTAATAGCTGTAGTATCGATTGAGTTGTTGCCGGATCGAGCGCACTGGTAGCCTCATCACACAACAACACATGCGGATCATTCGCCAAAGCCCTGGCGATGGCAACCCGTTGCTTTTGTCCACCCGATAAACTCCTCGGATACTCAAGCGCTTTATCTTCCAGCCCTACAATCTTCAGCAGCTCATTCACCTTCTCCGTAATCTTTTCCTTAGCCACACCGTCAAGTTCCAGGGGCAATGCCACATTCTCGAACACCGTCCTCGACGACAGTAAATTG
This window encodes:
- a CDS encoding SDR family oxidoreductase gives rise to the protein MKTVLITGATRGIGKEIARQLAEKGLFVYIGSRNIEKGIEVENQFKNQGVSNIKAIEIDVTNPGTILSAKEQIEAEQGKLDILINNAGILGGVPQKASDTPVDAIREVFDTNFFGVISVTQTFLDLLRKSDSPRISNITSGLGSLTLHSDPGWPYYDVKGTSYVPSKTALNAYTVVLAYELKDTPFKVNAIDPGYTATDFNNHSGHLSPENAAAFIIKHTLTSEDAPTGKFFSNDIKDESEQSPW
- a CDS encoding phospholipase D-like domain-containing protein — protein: METIDQKVINDNKEIYACIQSELYKATFEILLATAWFTDEDLFNILLGKLAEGVRVEVIIADNQENEKLDFGLLVSKGAFVYKIKNSGYGIMNQKFCVIDQRIALHGSYNWSVNAKKNNHESIISTNHSETIRSLIENFHEIKNRILEQNGEPVSKPTIAVSRAELPKGIPVDVSAKAGMEFEQVLDTMIAAEIRNFDRKLLREHGFSRCNANNGDHQVLYKAFDTLYYVFINDIDVVEDKKTRLVAKIEEQRIKSQDNITRNSEIQIDFLERAHVIGKTNLEVSRTNQETELEVTSKSIEKIRQDKIPVLEEKNYQLDKQIKEKEGAILRPKFKWFEFIPTMLFGIVLVFYIFLFYSSGAYILLFSAQDAAEQQLQNIPVAATQIFDSKALHKAFERGGTTPMFILAFPLLLIILSVIDQYARSRWSKLGKAALTVLILFADAVIAYQVTQTIYEINYSRGTVNVPWKFQMVFADPHFYLVFVFGAAGLFLFKVVFKKFISIFEERNPDNITLSNRLAVKHLQEELNSNLEKIAILKEEVAVLEKHSIQLKAEIKHIDLELSNLPQSLNQDLQKRKQQLIQASATIDRIAAIYTTRVQSDNIRISLDALKDRINIFLEGWNDLLFQEYAVSKASLKASQAAQVATEWQDEKLASNVIDKRVKINQDA
- a CDS encoding response regulator, whose protein sequence is MIQKVLIAEDHESANLSLQRTLEELGIGSPDYVYYCDDALARIERSKKNDESYDLLITDLYFEPDHNKQKIPGGAELITAARQVQQDLRILVFSAESGGAVIKRLFDELEIDGYVRKARNDAKELKQAIESISKNQIYYPRHLRQKAESENCFNFNDFDIAVIQALADGTPQKDIPLHLQQKKIHPSSLSSIEKRLNVIKSSLEMSKNEQLIAYCKDMGVI
- a CDS encoding Crp/Fnr family transcriptional regulator encodes the protein MNSEPLINYLLQFGSLNQQQIDLINASLTVRNYKADAYFLKAGQVSREIGFIIKGVVRVCYYDNEGNEITRYFIDENNFLVDIESYNAGIPSIGYVQAVTDCEMLILSKQAMENLSNTIIVWDSIVHKMIAKGLSEKVARISLMFPKDATERYLFFLEKFPNLANRVPLQYIASYIGITKHSLSRIRKSIR
- a CDS encoding tetratricopeptide repeat-containing sensor histidine kinase, producing the protein MKTRNLYLTALAFYVCACDRHPAPHLAKKEPNYKKAESLFYYGNKDSAFYYFNDVAGNSKDSSQVAVSYSYMASIQSDAGDYFGSQENLLLSLKHLDEKKAGDHYCLSANYNELGLTSSRLGNYETAIRYYDLALRFSPEAKFKWRILNNKAVAFQNLQQYTQALSLYDSLLNVATPDTKEYARILSNLAKTKWLKDSSYNAVPPFSSALQIEKRVKDEWGQNASYAHLADYHFLPHPDSALFYSKMMYAIAQKLESPDDQLEALQKLIKLSPVQATQAYFERYLQLNDSLQQKRNAAKNQFALIRYEAEKHKAENLQLQKENAEKQSEMIRQRLIFIFAGLLLSLTIVFLIVWFRKRKQQVLLKAENTVRESRLKTSQKVHDIVANGLYRIMTEIEHQDHVEKNLLLDKIEDMYERSRDISYEKQDSAHAIFHDELNKLLESFANGSRRVLVVGSREELWERVSLNVRQEVKCILQELMVNMKKHSSAGNVVIKFGQQENQVQIQYTDDGIGLPAEFRYGNGLNNTVSRITTIRGKISFDNKTTTGLKILISFPIG
- a CDS encoding transglutaminase-like domain-containing protein, whose amino-acid sequence is MLRSKSGPGQFIRQEAFWTTPQVPINEYVDGYGNICQRIIIPAGNFTLETSVVAECDACIDVDMSAVYTPVEALPDHVLQFLLPSRYCESDKVTELASRIVEGVSPGYAQVEAIRQWVYAHFSREYGTTNSSTSALDVLQSKTGVCRDYTHASIALCRNLDIPARMVVGYLHDLKPMDLHAWFEAYVGGRWYTFDALMEKPVGGRIIMAYGRDAADVAFASHFGSVFLNKMEVSVKEIC
- a CDS encoding fatty acid desaturase, whose product is MSFLDHVLERPSYGWTDTSGALSVPSKRKLLGEFVSRLNVFSNRKNWLSFFSWFKVVALLPFFVFFVVFHFSWLFLLAGFLYSMVLMGTHGTIWHHRYCTHRAYVFSNRFWRFVTRNLSLKIIPEEIYVISHHVHHAKSDQPGDPYNASGGFLYCFLADVNHQPISRSLDEKDYNRVLGLMKHTGVRSNDFRQYQKWGSVARPSQTILHWVLNWGFWYGVFYLLGGHGLACALFGGAFFWAVGVRTFNYEGHAKGEKDKQRDGIDYNRHDNSINQLWPGYVAGEWHNNHHLYPSSARSGFLPYQLDLAWYYIRVLKLIGGVSSYKDSRKQFLERYHTPFVAGRRRTGGEV